A window of the Rhineura floridana isolate rRhiFlo1 chromosome 13, rRhiFlo1.hap2, whole genome shotgun sequence genome harbors these coding sequences:
- the LOC133369130 gene encoding E3 ubiquitin-protein ligase RNF182-like, whose product MNYPQTEGEEKALNDELECKICYQKFNVHSRKPKILDCLHRVCAKCVTKILHVGDGSHCISCPFCRHETQLQEEEVEGLPDDTNVMSKLMTKDRTAWSSDCKEVVLTPKNLASSSPHGSPNCLVITIMEVQRDSTRTSSQNTLSDYYTDHSLSSASVNSHSQLDQDIFSKLCNHVPRILVWLLGFFYFGSLPLGIYLLVIQKVTLGIVCVSLVPSSLTVCLVYGFCQCLCQGMCDCSSRN is encoded by the coding sequence ATGAATTATCCTCAAACAGAGGGCGAAGAAAAAGCACTGAATGACGAGCTGGAATGTAAAATCTGTTACCAGAAGTTTAACGTTCACAGCCGCAAACCCAAAATTTTGGACTGCCTTCATAGGGTGTGTGCTAAATGCGTGACAAAAATCCTTCATGTTGGAGATGGCTCCCATTGCATCAGCTGTCCCTTCTGCCGCCATGAGACACAGCTGCAGGAAGAGGAAGTGGAAGGACTTCCCGATGATACAAATGTCATGTCCAAACTCATGACAAAGGACAGAACAGCATGGAGTTCAGACTGCAAAGAAGTAGTCTTGACGCCAAAGAACTTGGCTTCCTCAAGTCCTCACGGGTCACCAAACTGTTTGGTGATAACCATCATGGAAGTACAGAGAGATTCCACAAGGACTTCAAGCCAGAACACTCTCTCGGATTACTACACAGATCACAGCCTAAGCTCAGCATCAGTAAACTCTCACAGCCAACTGGATCAAGATATTTTCTCTAAGCTCTGCAACCACGTACCCAGAATACTAGTGTGGCTGCTTGGATTTTTCTATTTTGGTTCTCTGCCACTTGGAATCTATTTATTGGTGATTCAGAAAGTGACCCTTGGAATTGTCTGTGTTAGTCTTGTTCCATCCAGTCTAACAGTGTGTCTTGTGTATGGCTTCTGTCAATGTCTCTGTCAAGGAATGTGCGACTGCTCCTCTAGAAATTAA